Below is a window of Synechococcus sp. RSCCF101 DNA.
CTCCCTCAGGAGGAGCGCTCGCGCCTGCGGCTCGTGGTGCAGCTCGAGGGCGAACCGGCGGATGGACTGATCGGCTGGGATCGCCTGCTGGCGCTCGGCAGCGAGGCGCCGGCGGTGGATCCCGGCGCCGGCCGGCACAGGAGCGAGGCTGCCGGCACCACGGCGACGATCCTCTACACCTCAGGCACCACGGGCCGGCCCAAGGGAGTGCCCCTGAGCCACGCCAACCTGCTGCATCAGATGCGGGCCCTGGCGGTGGTGGCCAGGCCCCAGCCCGGAGATCCGGTGCTGAGCGTGCTGCCGATCTGGCATGCCTACGAACGCAGCGCCGAGTACTACTTCTTCTCCTGCGGCTGCACGCAGACCTACACCACGATCAAGCAGCTCAAGCGCGACCTGCCCCGGGTGCGGCCCGTGATCATGGTGACCGTGCCGCGGCTGTGGGAGGCGGTGCGCGCCGGCTTCGACGATGCGGTGTCGGCCATGCCGGCGCTGCGCCGGGGGCTGATCCAGGGCGCGCTGGCCAACAGCCTGCGCCACACGGCCCATCGCCGCGCCGCCGCCGACCTGCTGCTGGAGCCGGTGCCGCCGGCTCGGCGGCTCACGGAGGGTCTCAGGGCTGCAGCCCGCTGGCCGCTCCATGCCCTGGCCTCGCGCCTGCTCTGGCCGAAGGTGCGGTTGCAGCTCAGCGGCGGCCGCCTGCTCTATCCGATCAACGGCGGCGGCGCCATCGCGCCCTATGTGGACGCCTTCTTCGAGGCGGTGGGCATCGAACTGCTGGTGGGCTACGGACTCACGGAGACCAGCCCTGTGGTGAGCTGCCGCCGGCCCTGGCGCAACATCCGGGGCAGCTCCGGACTGCCCATGCCGGACACCGAATTCCGCATCGTCGATCCCGAGAGCGGCGCACCGCTGCCCTTCCGCTGCCGCGGTCGGGTGCTGGTGCGCGGTCCGCAGGTGATGCGGGGCTACCTGGGCCGGCCGGAGGCCACGGCCCAGGTGCTCACAGACGACGGCTGGTTCGACACCGGCGACCTCGGCCTGCTGCTGCCGGACGGATCTCTGGTGCTCACCGGACGGGCCAAGGACACCATCGTGCTCAGCAGCGGCGAGAACATCGAACCCGGCCCGCTCGAGGAGGCTCTCGTCGCCTCGCCGCTGGTGGAGCAGGTGATGCTGGTCGGTCAGGACGAGCGCCAGCTGGCGGCTCTGGTGGTGCCGCGGGCCGAGGATCTTCAGGGCTGGGCCGCGGCGTCGGGCCTGGAGGTGGATGGCGATCTGGGAGGAAGCCCTGGGGACCCGGAGCTGTGCCGCCGGCTGCGGGGCGAGCTGAACCGGATGCTGGCCGGCCGGCCCGGTTCCCGCCCGGATGAGCGCCTCGGCGGTGTGGCTCTGGTGGCGCCCTTCAGCATCGAGAACGGTCTCCTCACCCAGACGCTCAAGCAGCGCCGCGATCGCATCGCGGATCGCGATGCGGCCGTGATCGCCGCCCTCTATCCCCGCTCCGGCACCTGAAGGCCGATGTCGGTTGACCGGGATTCGGCGGCCTGAGAACGTGTGACTCGATTCGAGCCATCCATGGCAGAGAGCCCCGTCCTGAACATCAAACGCTCGATCACCGTCCGGGCGGTGGTCACGCCCCGCTGGAAGGAGGATGCCGAGCGGGAGCTCAGCAATGCGCTCTCCAACTCCGATCAGCAGCTGAGCCAGCTGGAGCAGGAAGGGCAGCGTCTGGTGGATGAGATCCGGCGTCAGAGCGCCAATCCGCTCGATCCCCGCGTGCAGGAGCAGGTGGGCAGCGTGCAGCAGCAGGTGGCGGCCAAGCGGGCGGAGCTGGAGCAGCAGAAGCGCAGCGTGCTCGAGCAGCAGCAGCAGGTGCGCGGCCTGGAGATGGAGGCGATCGTGGAGCAGGGTCAGCTCGAGAGCTTCTGCGACATCCGCGTCGGCGACAACCTCGTGCAGAAGATGCAGATGGCGATCCTGGTGCGCGACGGGGTGGTCGAGGCGATCGAGTCGGCCTGACCGCGGCGGCAGCGGCGCGGGGAACGGATCAGGGGCGGCTTCTACAGTGCGCCAACCCCGTTCCTCAGACGGCCTTGGCCACCCACGACATCTTCATGCCCGCCCTGAGCTCCACGATGACGGAGGGCAAGATCGTCGAGTGGCTGAAGAAACCGGGCGATCCGGTCGCCCGCGGCGAGTCGGTGCTGGTGGTGGAGTCCGACAAAGCCGACATGGATGTGGAGGCCTTCCAGGAGGGCTTCCTCGCCTCGGTTCTCCTGCCCGCGGGCAGCACCGCCCCCGTGGGTGAGACGATCGGGCTGATCGTGGAGAGCCAGGAGGAGATCGCAGCGGCCGCGGCGGCCGCTCCCAGTGCCGCCGCAGCGCCAGCTCCTGCGGCATCTGAGGCCCCGGCTCCTGCTGCGGCGCCAGCTGCCGCTGCGCCGGCTCCGGCCCCTGCGTCGCCCCCCCTCCGGCTCCTGCACCGCAGCCTGTGGCTGCCGCCAGCCCCGCCCCGGCCGGCAGCGGTGACGGCCGGGTGGTGGCCACACCCCGGGCCCGCAAGCTGGCCGCCCAGCTCGGTGTGGATCTGCAGGGCCTGCGGGGCAGCGGTCCCCATGGCCGCATCCAGGCGGAGGACGTGGAGCAGGCAGCCGGTCGCCCCGTCACCCCTCAGCGCGTGGCCGAGGGCACGGCGCCCGCCAGCGAGGGGCCTGCCGCTGCGTCATCGGCCGCCGCCGCGGCGACGCCGGCACCGTCCCAGCCGGCGGGGCAGAGCTTCGGGGCACCGGGCGAGAGCGTGCCCTTCAACACCCTGCAGCAGGCGGTGAACCGCAACATGCTGGCCAGCCTGGAGGTTCCCTGCTTCCGGGTCGGTTACAGCATCCACACCGACGCCCTCGACGCCTTCTACAGGACGGTCAAGCCCAAGGGCGTCACGATGACGGCCCTGCTGGCCAAGGCCTGCGCCCTGGCTCTGGCCCGCCATCCCCAGGTGAATGCCACCACCAATGGCAACGCCATTCACTACCCCGCCCAGATCAACATCGCCCTGGCTGTGGCGATGGAGGACGGGGGGTTGGTGACGCCCGTTCTGCAGTCGGCTGATAGCACCGACCTCTACAGCCTCTCCCGGCAGTGGGCGGATCTGGTGGCCCGTGCCCGGCGCAAGCAGCTCAAGCCCGAGGAATACAGCACCGGCACCTTCACCCTCTCCAATCTGGGCATGTACGGGGTGGATCGCTTCGATGCGATCCTTCCCCCCGGCACCGGCGCGATCCTCGCGGTGGCCGCCTCACGCCAGGTCGTGGTCGCCGGCAGCGACGGGTCCATTGCCGTGCGCCGACAGATGCAGGTGAACCTCACCGCGGATCACCGGGCGATCTACGGCACCCACGGGGCCGCTTTCCTCAGGGATCTGGCTGACCTGATCGAGAACCGCCCCGAGCAGCTGGCCTTCTGAGGCGGTGCCCCCGGCGGAGACCCCCGACCAGCGTCTGTCGGACTACAGCTACGAGCTGCCGGAGTCGGCGATCGCCCAGGCCCCGGTGGAGCCCCGCCATAGTGCCCGGATGCTGCTGGCCCCCCCTGGAGTGGGCCGGCCGAGGCGGCGGCCCACCTTCAGGTGTGGGATCTCATCAGCCTGCTGAACCCCGGCGATCTGATGGTCGTCAATGACACCCGGGTGCTGCAGGCCCGCCTGCGGGTGCGCCGCTCCAGCGGCGGGGAGGCGGAGCTGCTGCTGCTGGAACCCCGTGGCGAGGGGCGCTGGCTCTGCCTGGCCCGCCCGGCCCGGCGGATGCGCATCGGTGATCGCCTCATGCTTCACGCCCCGGCGCAGGAGGAGATCAGCCTCACGGTGGTCGGGGAGGACCCCGCCAGCGGCGGCCGTGTGGTGGCCTTCCCCTCCGGGTACGACACCGCCGCAACGATCGAGGACCTGCTGCGCAGCTACGGCGAGGCGCCCCTGCCGCCCTACATCCACCGCCACGACCCCGCCGACACGAGCCGCTACCAGACCCGCTACGCGCGCCGGCCCGGAGCCGTGGCCGCCCCGACGGCGGGTCTGCATTTCAGCGATGCCCTGCTGGCGGAGCTGGGGCAGCGGGGTGTGGCGATCGCCAGCGTGACCCTGCACGTGGGTCTCGGCACCTTCCGGCCGATCGAGCAGGAGGATCTGCGGGATCTGCGCCTCCACAGCGAGTGGGTGGAGGTGCCGGAGGCCGCCGTGGCCTCTGTGGAGGCCTGCCGCGCCAGAGGGGGGCGGGTGTTTGCGATCGGTACCACCAGCGTGCGCGCGCTGGAGGGGGCCGCGGCGGCGGCCGGGGGGGCGCTGCGCCCGTACCAGGGTCCGGTGGACCTGGTGATCCAGCCTGGCTTCCGCTTCCAGGTGGTGCAGGGCCTGCTCACCAATTTCCACCTGCCTCGCAGCTCGCTGCTGCTGCTGGTGAGCGCCCTGATCGGGCGGCCCCGGCTGCTGGCGCTCTATCAGCAGGCCATCGCCGAGGGCTATCGCTTCTACTCCTACGGCGACGCGATGCTGATTCCACCGGAGGCGGTGCTGCCGCCGGCCTCCTGACCGGACGACGACCCTCCGCTGCGGTGCTCCCGCCGGCAGCGTTTCGAGCAGTACCGCACCTCCTCCCAGACGTCCTTCCATTTGCGGCGCCACTGGAACGGGCGGCCGCAGTGGCAGCAGGTCTT
It encodes the following:
- a CDS encoding AMP-binding protein, with the protein product MTPAAAPEISEQARASWHPDPRELRLLDQQTHVLDLARVDQLWPVLAGRHPDLTALEAPHAAHPETLSYGQLEQAIGRVAAALRSLGVREGDVVGLFAENSPRWLMADQGVMRAGAADAVRGASAPAEELRYILSDSGAVALVVQNAEVWRRLELPQEERSRLRLVVQLEGEPADGLIGWDRLLALGSEAPAVDPGAGRHRSEAAGTTATILYTSGTTGRPKGVPLSHANLLHQMRALAVVARPQPGDPVLSVLPIWHAYERSAEYYFFSCGCTQTYTTIKQLKRDLPRVRPVIMVTVPRLWEAVRAGFDDAVSAMPALRRGLIQGALANSLRHTAHRRAAADLLLEPVPPARRLTEGLRAAARWPLHALASRLLWPKVRLQLSGGRLLYPINGGGAIAPYVDAFFEAVGIELLVGYGLTETSPVVSCRRPWRNIRGSSGLPMPDTEFRIVDPESGAPLPFRCRGRVLVRGPQVMRGYLGRPEATAQVLTDDGWFDTGDLGLLLPDGSLVLTGRAKDTIVLSSGENIEPGPLEEALVASPLVEQVMLVGQDERQLAALVVPRAEDLQGWAAASGLEVDGDLGGSPGDPELCRRLRGELNRMLAGRPGSRPDERLGGVALVAPFSIENGLLTQTLKQRRDRIADRDAAVIAALYPRSGT
- a CDS encoding YlqD family protein produces the protein MAESPVLNIKRSITVRAVVTPRWKEDAERELSNALSNSDQQLSQLEQEGQRLVDEIRRQSANPLDPRVQEQVGSVQQQVAAKRAELEQQKRSVLEQQQQVRGLEMEAIVEQGQLESFCDIRVGDNLVQKMQMAILVRDGVVEAIESA
- a CDS encoding DUF2256 domain-containing protein, whose product is MPHHRDRPTKTCCHCGRPFQWRRKWKDVWEEVRYCSKRCRREHRSGGSSSGQEAGGSTASGGISIASP